The Myxococcus guangdongensis genome contains a region encoding:
- a CDS encoding di-heme oxidoredictase family protein gives MREPSSTRAAAWSLAILGLFIGACGNAPQAHHDESPPVASSTATPLAPVVPLFDASTPLEPALVVDTPTALITRLADRSRDRHARESQFQSYEHYLPLYFEYRTYSIEVIDRVAKGGNDITVNITSLWPLDTPDFRAFYQGQAVLSQYWFNVDMAQVDPLRYTATLNYNAKENRRLQVGDRMEIEISPFMLPPVVGRANYYGTAFLYLVGQGGMVPWEGRGSNLDSFPLPETAWLGGRTTLGYNYSSEPAHLFKQMATNLAPVNAQPFVEGRRLHHTDFADGSHSEAGNPSLTAQQNKLGPSYIARSCVACHINNGRALPPDPATSVYTVRFHVNAAPWADVHYRLNGGGQQSFRMARDSSGTNTQWLTNVPAGTVVQYHFTIGNTSGGLSTTSPVSFTVNGAGSSGASPHGYLVVAPPLRHTVKVGVVGTTVTAHPALGGVLQPQSTQGSPEGGVSISGWTVTNGTYGDGTGYQLRRPVYAFTGPVPTHHSARITPPLVGLGLLEAVEENTLASLADPNDANGDGISGRMQTVVDPQTGQTRAGRFGWKAGKARLRHQVANALNVDMGVTTSVFPVPDCGSEQTCAAVSTELADADLEKMVRYLALLGVPARRNLGDAQAIQGEGLFGGMGCARCHVATLTTSPYHPYAELRSQVIRPYTDLLLHDLGVGLADNLPEEGASGAEWRTPPLWGIGLTAGVSGGEAYLHDGRARSLSEAILWHGGEAESSKEAFRTSSAAQRAALLRFIQSL, from the coding sequence ATGAGAGAGCCATCCAGCACACGAGCGGCGGCTTGGAGTCTGGCCATCTTGGGGTTGTTCATCGGCGCCTGTGGGAACGCGCCCCAAGCTCATCACGATGAATCGCCGCCTGTGGCTTCGTCGACTGCGACGCCCCTGGCCCCAGTGGTCCCGCTCTTCGACGCCAGCACCCCGCTGGAGCCCGCGTTGGTGGTGGATACGCCCACGGCGCTCATCACCCGCCTGGCGGACCGGTCGAGAGACCGCCACGCGCGTGAGTCACAATTCCAGAGCTACGAGCACTACCTGCCGCTGTACTTCGAGTACCGCACGTACAGCATCGAGGTCATCGACAGGGTCGCCAAGGGTGGCAACGACATCACCGTCAACATCACCTCGCTCTGGCCCCTGGACACGCCGGACTTCCGCGCCTTCTACCAAGGCCAGGCGGTGCTCTCTCAATACTGGTTCAACGTGGACATGGCGCAGGTGGACCCCCTGCGCTACACGGCCACCCTCAATTACAACGCGAAGGAGAACCGGCGGCTCCAGGTGGGCGACCGCATGGAGATTGAAATCAGCCCCTTCATGCTCCCGCCCGTCGTGGGACGCGCCAACTATTACGGCACGGCGTTCCTCTACCTCGTGGGCCAGGGCGGCATGGTGCCCTGGGAGGGACGGGGCTCGAACCTGGACTCGTTCCCCCTCCCGGAGACCGCGTGGCTGGGGGGGCGTACGACGCTGGGCTACAACTACTCGAGCGAGCCGGCGCACCTGTTCAAGCAGATGGCGACGAACCTGGCGCCTGTGAATGCGCAGCCGTTCGTCGAGGGCCGGCGCCTTCATCACACCGACTTCGCGGATGGCTCCCACTCGGAGGCCGGCAACCCGAGCCTCACCGCGCAGCAGAACAAGCTCGGACCCTCCTATATCGCGCGCAGCTGCGTGGCCTGTCACATCAACAATGGCCGCGCGCTTCCGCCCGACCCGGCGACGTCCGTGTACACCGTGCGGTTCCATGTGAACGCCGCGCCCTGGGCGGACGTGCACTATCGGCTCAACGGTGGCGGGCAGCAGAGCTTCCGGATGGCGCGTGACAGCTCCGGCACGAACACCCAATGGCTCACCAACGTCCCGGCGGGCACGGTCGTCCAATACCATTTCACCATCGGCAACACCTCGGGAGGACTGAGCACCACGTCCCCGGTGAGCTTCACGGTGAACGGGGCTGGCTCCAGTGGAGCCAGCCCCCATGGGTACCTCGTCGTCGCGCCACCCCTGCGCCATACCGTCAAGGTGGGCGTGGTCGGCACCACGGTGACGGCGCATCCAGCGTTGGGAGGGGTCCTCCAACCGCAGAGCACCCAGGGCTCCCCCGAGGGCGGCGTGAGCATCTCGGGCTGGACGGTGACGAACGGCACGTATGGGGACGGCACGGGCTATCAGCTGCGGCGCCCGGTCTACGCCTTCACGGGGCCCGTGCCCACGCATCACTCCGCCCGAATCACGCCGCCCCTGGTCGGGTTGGGACTGTTGGAGGCGGTGGAGGAGAACACGCTGGCCAGCCTCGCCGACCCGAATGACGCCAATGGCGATGGCATCTCCGGGCGCATGCAGACGGTGGTGGACCCGCAGACGGGCCAGACGCGCGCGGGACGCTTCGGCTGGAAGGCGGGCAAGGCGAGGCTCCGCCATCAGGTCGCGAACGCGCTCAATGTCGACATGGGGGTCACCACGTCCGTCTTCCCTGTTCCGGATTGCGGCTCGGAGCAGACCTGCGCTGCGGTGAGCACCGAGCTGGCGGACGCGGACCTGGAGAAGATGGTGCGCTACCTCGCGCTGCTCGGAGTCCCCGCGCGCCGCAATCTCGGTGACGCCCAGGCGATTCAGGGCGAGGGCCTCTTTGGCGGAATGGGCTGTGCGCGGTGTCACGTCGCGACGTTGACGACCAGCCCGTACCACCCCTACGCCGAGCTGCGGAGTCAGGTGATTCGCCCCTACACCGACCTGCTGTTGCATGACCTGGGCGTGGGGCTGGCGGACAACCTCCCGGAGGAGGGGGCCTCGGGCGCGGAGTGGCGCACGCCACCCCTCTGGGGCATCGGCCTGACGGCGGGCGTCAGCGGTGGTGAGGCCTATCTGCATGACGGCCGTGCGCGCAGCCTCTCCGAGGCCATCCTGTGGCACGGAGGAGAAGCCGAGTCCTCCAAGGAGGCCTTCCGCACCTCGAGCGCCGCTCAGCGCGCGGCGCTGCTCCGGTTCATCCAGTCCCTCTGA
- a CDS encoding DUF1552 domain-containing protein — MSNTPVFRWDRRMFLRGAGGAVLALPLLPSLLSPREAKAQAAQRPKCFVHFRTPHGAIFGASMWPTDATLTQSLFYADHDVRRGDLVATPDTSGDVALSRVLTAKSSVLTPTLVSKMNLLRGLDFPLYMGHNFGAPLGYYDFDKQRPGSPRATIDQVMAYSPAFYPSVASVRKRSVAIAGSGTSTGSWGYSTPGVRSSGVATSALGGTESSLALFDTLLAGTSSPGTTRPSVVDKVLESYRRLRNGNSRLSAEDKRRLDQHIDAVAELQRRLETTSAGCQVPPRPTIDNLSLRNSGAFAGDPAMNVEYFRLINEVLAVAMNCGVCRVATLSIDENNQNLTFTPRAPQGEDWHNNVVHPSTVPGANQDLVVQFNQVFFSQVFLDLVSRFERFSNGVGGTLLDDALIAWGQENGNTPHFSFSVPVITAGSAGGALKTGSYCDYRNITRKVSGDSSTGSEGSFLWAGLLYNQWLGTALQAMGIPKSEWSETDHPGYGWKASYQSTYEYLFTNKGFSSAQAYPSSMWQKTGELLPFLAP, encoded by the coding sequence GTGAGCAACACACCTGTCTTCCGATGGGACCGCCGCATGTTCCTGCGCGGCGCGGGCGGCGCCGTGCTGGCGTTGCCGCTGCTCCCCTCGCTCTTGAGCCCCCGCGAGGCGAAGGCCCAGGCCGCCCAGCGCCCGAAGTGCTTCGTGCACTTCCGCACGCCCCACGGCGCCATCTTCGGCGCGAGCATGTGGCCGACGGACGCCACGCTGACGCAGAGCCTGTTCTACGCGGACCACGACGTCCGGCGAGGAGACCTGGTCGCGACGCCCGACACGAGCGGTGACGTGGCCCTCAGCCGGGTGCTCACCGCGAAGTCTTCCGTGCTCACGCCCACACTCGTCTCGAAGATGAACCTCCTGCGGGGGCTCGATTTCCCCCTGTACATGGGACACAACTTCGGCGCCCCGCTGGGCTACTACGACTTCGACAAGCAGCGGCCCGGCTCCCCCCGAGCGACCATCGACCAGGTGATGGCCTACTCACCGGCCTTCTACCCAAGCGTCGCCTCCGTCCGGAAGCGGAGCGTCGCCATCGCGGGCTCCGGCACGTCGACGGGCAGTTGGGGATACAGCACCCCTGGAGTCCGCTCCTCTGGCGTCGCCACGAGCGCTCTCGGCGGCACGGAGAGCTCACTCGCCCTGTTCGACACCTTGCTGGCGGGGACGAGCAGCCCCGGCACCACCCGGCCCTCCGTGGTGGACAAGGTCCTCGAGAGCTACCGGCGACTGCGCAACGGCAACAGCCGACTCTCCGCCGAGGACAAGCGGCGGTTGGACCAGCACATCGACGCCGTCGCCGAGCTGCAGCGCCGGCTGGAGACCACCAGCGCCGGCTGCCAGGTGCCGCCCCGCCCGACCATCGACAACCTGTCGCTGCGAAACTCCGGCGCCTTCGCGGGCGACCCCGCGATGAACGTCGAGTACTTCCGGCTCATCAACGAGGTGCTCGCGGTGGCGATGAACTGCGGCGTCTGTCGCGTCGCCACGCTGAGCATCGACGAGAACAACCAGAACCTGACCTTCACCCCGCGCGCGCCGCAGGGAGAGGACTGGCACAACAACGTCGTGCACCCATCGACGGTGCCCGGGGCGAACCAGGACCTGGTGGTCCAGTTCAACCAGGTCTTCTTCTCGCAAGTGTTCCTCGACCTCGTCTCCCGCTTCGAGCGGTTCTCGAACGGCGTGGGAGGAACACTGCTGGATGACGCGCTCATCGCGTGGGGACAGGAGAATGGCAACACGCCGCACTTCTCCTTCTCCGTCCCCGTCATCACCGCCGGGAGCGCGGGAGGCGCCCTGAAGACGGGCAGCTACTGCGACTACCGGAACATCACGCGCAAGGTGAGCGGCGACTCGAGCACCGGCAGCGAGGGCAGCTTCCTGTGGGCGGGCCTGCTCTACAACCAGTGGCTCGGCACGGCGCTCCAGGCCATGGGCATCCCGAAGTCGGAGTGGAGCGAGACGGACCACCCCGGCTACGGCTGGAAGGCGTCGTACCAGTCCACCTACGAGTACCTCTTCACCAACAAGGGCTTCAGCTCGGCGCAGGCGTACCCGTCGTCGATGTGGCAGAAGACCGGGGAGCTGCTGCCATTCCTCGCGCCCTGA
- a CDS encoding DUF1592 domain-containing protein — translation MTLLRSVSILLLCAGVAACEGAAKNNHHVGGGGGEPEPPTPSDTLRPAPAKFSCDASTVPTELPLPRLSRKQLMNSLRFAIERALPDEAEAIWTKLTSILARYPTDQRTPAPGDVKGGFSRLDQSIQQTQVDVMYDLGTAVAQELTRTDARRDALLGSCASDSQTSNDRACLETFLRGWGSRVLRHPLSTAEVTTFADIAGATPVDRAAIADVITTLLNSPAFLYRLEHGTTAGEPVSPLSAFELAAKLSYQFWQAPPDDALWASASDGSLLTERGFETQLDRLLQSPELRGSLDEFVSEWLRLDELPSLVALRNDPVYRAFVGAQLPTDATRAAMFDDVQRSAWSTLVSGGSVSDFLNDRRSYTADPFLAGIYGVPVWDGEGPAPIIPSQNRSGLLTRAALLATGTASTRPIHKGYLVRNALLCQQVGAPPPNASDRPPAPTESMTTRQVVTQLTSGGSCGGCHNNSINPPGFVLEGFDALGRERGVERLFNPQGQETAAPSVDTSADVWLYDSEQRDISNAVELSRMVDESQLFESCVAQHYFRFAHARVESTSRDGCLLSELESVARSGAPMADLLKTLARHPTFQQRSFP, via the coding sequence ATGACGCTCCTTCGCTCCGTGAGCATCCTGCTGCTCTGCGCTGGCGTGGCCGCCTGTGAAGGCGCCGCGAAGAACAACCACCATGTCGGTGGAGGTGGAGGCGAACCCGAGCCTCCAACCCCGTCCGACACCCTCCGTCCGGCGCCCGCGAAGTTCTCCTGCGACGCGAGCACCGTCCCCACGGAGCTGCCGTTGCCCCGGCTGTCCCGGAAGCAGCTGATGAACTCGCTGCGCTTCGCCATCGAGCGTGCGCTGCCAGACGAGGCCGAGGCCATCTGGACGAAGCTCACCTCCATCCTCGCTCGCTACCCCACGGACCAGCGCACGCCCGCGCCCGGCGACGTGAAGGGCGGCTTCAGCCGACTGGACCAGTCCATCCAACAGACCCAGGTCGACGTCATGTACGACCTGGGCACGGCCGTGGCCCAGGAGCTGACCCGCACCGACGCGCGCCGCGACGCGCTGCTGGGCAGTTGCGCGAGTGACAGCCAGACCTCCAACGACCGGGCCTGTCTGGAGACCTTCCTCCGAGGCTGGGGCTCCCGCGTCCTGCGCCATCCCTTGTCCACCGCGGAGGTCACGACCTTCGCGGACATCGCGGGTGCCACGCCCGTGGACAGGGCCGCAATCGCGGACGTCATAACCACCCTGCTGAACTCCCCTGCGTTCCTCTACCGGCTCGAGCATGGAACCACGGCCGGCGAGCCAGTGAGTCCCCTCTCCGCGTTCGAGCTGGCCGCGAAGCTGTCCTACCAATTCTGGCAGGCGCCTCCAGATGACGCGCTCTGGGCCTCGGCGTCGGACGGCTCGCTGCTGACGGAGCGCGGCTTCGAGACGCAGCTCGACCGGCTGCTGCAGAGCCCCGAGCTGCGCGGCTCGCTGGACGAGTTCGTCAGCGAGTGGCTGCGCCTCGATGAGCTTCCGTCCCTGGTGGCGCTCCGGAACGACCCCGTCTATCGAGCCTTCGTCGGCGCGCAGCTGCCCACGGACGCCACGCGCGCCGCGATGTTCGACGACGTCCAGCGCTCCGCCTGGAGCACCCTCGTGTCGGGTGGCTCGGTGAGCGACTTCCTCAATGACCGGAGGTCCTACACGGCGGACCCCTTCCTGGCCGGCATCTACGGCGTCCCCGTCTGGGATGGCGAAGGCCCAGCGCCCATCATCCCCTCCCAGAATCGCAGCGGCCTGCTCACCCGCGCGGCGTTGCTGGCCACGGGGACCGCGTCGACGCGTCCCATCCACAAGGGCTACCTGGTGCGCAACGCGCTGCTCTGCCAGCAGGTCGGCGCCCCTCCGCCCAACGCCAGCGACCGACCCCCCGCGCCGACAGAGAGCATGACGACGCGGCAGGTGGTGACCCAGCTCACCTCCGGAGGCAGCTGCGGGGGCTGCCACAACAACTCCATCAATCCACCGGGCTTCGTGCTGGAGGGGTTCGATGCGCTCGGACGGGAGCGCGGCGTGGAGCGGCTGTTCAATCCGCAGGGCCAGGAGACGGCCGCGCCCTCCGTGGACACCTCCGCGGACGTGTGGCTCTACGACTCCGAGCAGCGGGACATCTCCAACGCCGTGGAGCTGTCGCGAATGGTCGATGAGAGCCAGCTCTTCGAGTCCTGCGTCGCGCAGCACTACTTCCGCTTCGCGCACGCCCGCGTGGAGTCCACCTCCCGCGATGGGTGCCTGCTCTCGGAGCTGGAGTCCGTCGCGCGCAGCGGCGCGCCGATGGCCGACCTGCTGAAGACCCTCGCCCGACACCCCACCTTCCAGCAGAGGAGCTTCCCGTGA
- a CDS encoding RNA polymerase sigma factor yields the protein MSRAVHYKVPPARPVSFDTLYEAHVEDVYAWAMRYAAGRSGWAEDVTHDVFLKAWEHQAWLREEDVRGWLFRVTQNVAFSALRRERTFRQRIANLLFPAHPAHVESTPESALTHREAVRSATATLDCLPGQERVVMTLKLLDDLSQREIAQLLSLSEGYVSKLISRAQGRLTAWGWKVDDGAP from the coding sequence ATGTCGCGTGCTGTCCACTACAAGGTCCCGCCTGCCCGGCCCGTGTCCTTCGACACGCTCTACGAGGCGCATGTCGAGGACGTCTACGCGTGGGCGATGCGGTATGCGGCGGGCCGTTCGGGCTGGGCCGAAGACGTCACGCATGACGTGTTCCTCAAGGCCTGGGAGCACCAGGCCTGGCTGCGCGAGGAGGATGTGCGGGGCTGGCTCTTTCGTGTCACGCAGAACGTGGCGTTCTCGGCCTTGCGGCGCGAGAGGACGTTCCGACAGCGCATCGCCAACCTCTTGTTCCCGGCGCACCCGGCGCACGTGGAGTCCACGCCGGAGTCGGCCCTCACGCACAGGGAGGCGGTGCGCAGCGCCACGGCGACGTTGGACTGCTTGCCGGGGCAGGAGCGGGTGGTGATGACCTTGAAGCTCCTGGACGATTTGAGCCAGCGCGAGATTGCCCAGCTGCTCTCGTTGTCAGAGGGCTACGTGTCGAAGTTGATCAGCCGCGCTCAGGGCCGCCTGACGGCCTGGGGATGGAAGGTGGATGATGGCGCCCCGTGA
- a CDS encoding FecR domain-containing protein, giving the protein MPPAVRARVGARLRDAREPRPAAWHRRPVFWGLAVSAVAVALVVFFMGTPSVRSVGGLEIAHASADLVVREDSEGVVIQGGDASLLDASRGITLRNEGALVVRRESSGVRLVRGRAEFSVGHRPQGALPAVVLVSGGAIEVMGTRFTVEERGEGGAVTLHEGAIAFRQPGGEVVPVQVGQTLAWPVVKPDEPSPPVRVSPEPAPPESGSPPALATPTGPKVVPSRVPPSVVRGPSVEEVLRELEVLRGRHEFEQAARYLEESMRRQPAATRERLSFELGSLLTYQLKDAQRACAHWSRHEEQFRRGRYLEAVQRARGTLSCEGRER; this is encoded by the coding sequence ATGCCGCCTGCTGTCCGGGCCCGGGTGGGCGCGCGACTGCGGGATGCTCGCGAGCCCAGGCCCGCCGCATGGCACCGGCGTCCTGTGTTCTGGGGCCTCGCCGTGTCGGCGGTCGCGGTGGCCCTCGTGGTGTTCTTCATGGGGACTCCTTCCGTGCGCTCCGTGGGCGGGCTCGAGATCGCGCACGCGAGCGCTGACCTCGTGGTTCGGGAGGACTCCGAGGGGGTGGTGATTCAAGGGGGCGATGCTTCGCTTCTGGACGCATCCCGAGGCATCACCCTCCGGAACGAGGGCGCGCTCGTCGTTCGTCGAGAGTCCTCGGGTGTTCGGCTGGTCCGTGGTCGCGCGGAGTTCTCGGTGGGTCATCGCCCGCAGGGCGCGCTCCCCGCGGTGGTGCTCGTGTCGGGCGGCGCCATCGAGGTCATGGGCACGCGCTTCACGGTGGAGGAGCGAGGGGAGGGTGGCGCGGTCACCTTGCACGAAGGCGCCATCGCTTTCCGTCAGCCCGGGGGCGAGGTGGTCCCCGTGCAGGTGGGGCAGACGTTGGCGTGGCCGGTGGTCAAACCCGATGAGCCATCCCCTCCTGTGCGTGTGTCCCCCGAGCCAGCGCCTCCCGAGTCGGGCTCACCTCCCGCGCTGGCGACGCCGACGGGACCGAAGGTCGTTCCTTCCCGTGTCCCCCCTTCGGTGGTTCGTGGTCCGAGCGTGGAGGAGGTCTTGCGAGAGCTGGAGGTCCTTCGAGGTCGGCACGAGTTCGAGCAGGCGGCGCGGTACCTCGAGGAGTCCATGCGCAGACAACCGGCTGCGACGCGTGAGCGCCTCAGCTTCGAGCTGGGCTCGTTGCTGACGTACCAGCTGAAGGACGCGCAGCGGGCCTGTGCTCACTGGTCCCGACATGAGGAACAGTTCCGTCGCGGGCGCTACCTGGAGGCGGTCCAGCGTGCGCGTGGGACGTTGTCCTGTGAGGGCCGGGAGCGATGA
- a CDS encoding HEAT repeat domain-containing protein: MKPDRKLAKKLDAIVQGTLVDGRAQTESLVASVVSAGGTSEQALIKMLGDSSLDPELRADICWLIPRLELDAAQRLLEPLMSESSDKLREEAAVGLGLVAHDSSIEVLLKAMEQDASRSVRRAALHALGIFSPPRAAAHVMKLLLDPREDEEMRAEAAEALAHFRHEGVVEVLIGQLRDASAMVRYSAAYSLGQQGDAKAIEPLREVSLRDHAATPWGSVSSSARSALEELERRDD; the protein is encoded by the coding sequence ATGAAACCCGACCGCAAACTCGCGAAGAAGTTGGACGCCATCGTCCAGGGAACCCTCGTCGATGGACGGGCCCAGACCGAGTCGCTCGTGGCCTCCGTCGTCAGCGCGGGAGGGACGTCGGAGCAGGCGCTCATCAAGATGCTGGGTGACTCGAGCCTGGACCCCGAGCTTCGCGCGGACATCTGTTGGTTGATTCCACGACTGGAGCTCGACGCGGCGCAGAGACTGCTCGAACCGCTCATGTCCGAGTCCTCGGACAAGCTCCGGGAGGAGGCCGCGGTGGGACTGGGGCTCGTCGCGCACGACTCCTCCATCGAGGTCTTGCTGAAGGCGATGGAGCAGGATGCCTCCCGGTCCGTCCGGCGGGCCGCGCTTCACGCATTGGGCATCTTCAGTCCCCCCCGGGCCGCGGCCCACGTGATGAAGCTCCTGCTGGACCCGCGCGAAGACGAAGAGATGAGGGCGGAGGCCGCGGAGGCCCTGGCCCACTTCAGACATGAAGGCGTCGTGGAGGTCCTCATCGGCCAGCTCCGGGACGCGTCCGCGATGGTGCGCTATTCGGCGGCCTATTCGCTCGGTCAGCAGGGTGACGCGAAGGCCATCGAGCCGCTGCGAGAGGTCTCGTTGAGAGACCATGCCGCCACGCCGTGGGGCAGCGTTTCATCCAGCGCCCGGAGCGCCCTCGAGGAACTCGAGCGCCGCGACGACTGA
- a CDS encoding eCIS core domain-containing protein — MRMHTRKAQDPVPSSVHRPVPRAGKGLVGKLGALDGNDAEHGATVPLGSWSIGDIPLFPPTAPQTKLALGEAHGPLEREADRVADQVLRMPERVGPVATAPQQLSRKCTSCEEEDTLQTMSAGSRPASWSRDAVGEVLRSPGQPLDAQTRAFFEPRFGHDFSSVRLHTDTRAAQSARSLNAHAYTVGHDVVFGRGQFAPGTQEGRRLLAHELTHVVQQSGAKGLRSDSQVPSQDAPRVSAGGASNTLMKKGFESTVQVCHRVLESRKFEVSNGGLRVVLLPQAVDRDVPNCRDFDFHVTLTRSVDWGFDQEIGTCEATTGGPRTFTFGNLASGTYYLTVWRTFDHPHCCLEGDLMVFDEAVSEDSSGCTRHKSLSAMDIVHGALDLAGFIPVLGAIPDGVNAGINALEGDWANAGLSAVAMVPAWGDGVKLGAIAGKGAIKVSEKAAFRLGEEGIAKGLKEVKAASAAEKAAVEASQGAAKTEKAVGKEAAAQAEKKEVKEAAQAEQAGKDSKKKKDKGSGGKWTCYGHSAVLQIPSALPANKCPYDGQYVDGPPMSASTEAAACLEAKHAFNAMMPRGCRPKHLACRCSKR, encoded by the coding sequence ATGCGAATGCACACCAGGAAGGCCCAGGACCCGGTTCCGTCCAGCGTCCACCGGCCCGTGCCCCGGGCCGGCAAGGGGCTCGTGGGGAAGCTCGGAGCCCTCGACGGGAATGACGCCGAGCACGGGGCCACTGTGCCCCTGGGGTCGTGGAGCATCGGCGACATCCCGCTCTTCCCACCCACCGCGCCACAAACCAAGCTCGCCCTCGGAGAGGCGCACGGCCCGCTCGAGCGCGAGGCGGACCGCGTCGCCGACCAGGTGCTGCGCATGCCCGAGCGTGTCGGCCCTGTCGCCACCGCCCCACAGCAGCTCAGCCGCAAATGCACCTCCTGCGAGGAGGAGGACACGCTCCAGACGATGTCCGCCGGGTCCCGGCCCGCGAGCTGGTCACGCGACGCGGTGGGCGAGGTGCTGCGCTCGCCAGGCCAGCCGCTCGATGCGCAGACCCGGGCCTTCTTCGAGCCGCGCTTCGGGCACGACTTCTCCTCCGTGCGCCTGCACACGGACACCCGGGCCGCGCAGTCCGCCCGGAGCCTGAATGCCCATGCCTACACCGTCGGCCACGACGTGGTCTTCGGTCGGGGGCAATTCGCGCCGGGAACCCAGGAAGGAAGGCGCCTGCTTGCCCACGAGCTGACGCACGTCGTGCAGCAGTCCGGCGCGAAGGGACTCCGCTCCGACAGCCAGGTCCCGAGCCAGGACGCGCCTCGGGTCTCCGCCGGGGGCGCCTCCAACACCCTCATGAAGAAGGGCTTCGAGAGCACGGTGCAGGTGTGTCACCGGGTCCTCGAATCGAGGAAGTTCGAGGTCAGCAACGGCGGCCTCCGCGTCGTGCTGCTCCCACAGGCCGTGGACCGGGACGTCCCCAACTGCCGGGACTTCGATTTCCACGTCACGTTGACCCGCTCGGTGGACTGGGGGTTCGACCAGGAGATTGGCACCTGCGAGGCCACCACGGGGGGCCCCCGGACCTTCACCTTCGGCAACCTCGCGTCCGGGACGTATTACCTGACGGTCTGGCGCACCTTCGACCATCCCCACTGCTGCCTCGAAGGGGACCTGATGGTCTTCGACGAAGCGGTCTCGGAGGACTCGTCCGGCTGTACACGGCACAAGTCGCTGTCTGCCATGGATATCGTCCATGGCGCCTTGGACCTCGCGGGGTTCATCCCGGTCCTGGGAGCCATCCCCGATGGAGTGAACGCTGGCATCAACGCCCTGGAGGGTGATTGGGCCAACGCGGGTCTCTCCGCGGTGGCCATGGTGCCCGCCTGGGGCGATGGCGTGAAGCTCGGGGCCATCGCGGGCAAGGGGGCCATCAAGGTCTCCGAGAAGGCGGCCTTCCGGCTCGGCGAGGAAGGCATCGCCAAGGGCCTGAAGGAGGTCAAGGCCGCGAGCGCGGCGGAGAAGGCCGCCGTGGAGGCCTCGCAAGGCGCGGCCAAGACGGAGAAGGCCGTCGGCAAGGAGGCCGCCGCCCAGGCCGAGAAGAAGGAGGTCAAGGAGGCCGCCCAGGCGGAGCAGGCCGGGAAGGACTCCAAGAAGAAGAAGGACAAGGGCTCGGGAGGGAAATGGACCTGCTACGGCCACAGCGCCGTCTTGCAGATTCCCAGCGCATTGCCTGCGAACAAGTGCCCCTACGATGGCCAATACGTCGACGGCCCTCCCATGAGCGCCTCCACCGAGGCTGCCGCGTGCCTCGAAGCCAAGCACGCGTTCAATGCGATGATGCCTCGCGGATGCCGTCCCAAGCACCTCGCGTGCAGGTGTTCCAAGCGATGA